In the Neomonachus schauinslandi chromosome 13, ASM220157v2, whole genome shotgun sequence genome, one interval contains:
- the S1PR3 gene encoding sphingosine 1-phosphate receptor 3, with translation MAMVLTPRPKPGNQTLYEHYSYVGKLEGRLKEAPEGSVLTTVLFLIICSLIVLENLMVLIAIWKNNKFHNRMYFFIGNLALCDLLAGIAYKVNILMSGKRTLSLSPTVWFLREGSMFVALGASTCSLLAIAIERHLTMIKMRPYDANKKHRVFLLIGMCWLIAFSLGALPILGWNCLHDLPDCSTILPLYSKKYIVFCISIFTAILATIVVLYARIYFLVKSSSRRVASPHNSERSMALLRTVVIVVSVFIACWSPLFILFLVDVACRVKECAILFKAQWFIVLAVLNSAMNPVIYTLASKEMRRAFFRLVCTCLVRGWGARSSPAQPALDPSRSKSSGSNNSSPSPKSKEDSPQRAASPCMTDRNKTVQNGTLCK, from the coding sequence ATGGCCATGGTCCTGACGCCGCGCCCCAAGCCTGGGAACCAGACCCTGTACGAGCACTACAGCTATGTAGGCAAGCTGGAGGGCAGGCTGAAGGAGGCCCCCGAGGGCAGCGTGCTCACCACCGTGCTGTTCCTGATCATCTGCAGCCTCATCGTGCTGGAGAACCTCATGGTTCTCATCGCCATCTGGAAGAACAATAAATTCCACAATCGCATGTACTTCTTCATCGGCAACCTGGCTCTCTGTGACCTGCTGGCCGGCATCGCCTACAAGGTCAACATTCTGATGTCAGGCAAGAGGACGCTGAGCCTGTCTCCAACGGTCTGGTTCCTGCGGGAAGGCAGCATGTTCGTGGCCCTCGGGGCGTCCACCTGCAGCTTGCTGGCCATCGCGATCGAGCGGCACTTGACTATGATCAAAATGAGGCCGTACGACGCCAACAAGAAGCACCGTGTCTTCCTTCTGATCGGGATGTGCTGGCTCATCGCCTTCTCGCTGGGCGCCTTGCCCATCCTGGGCTGGAACTGCCTGCACGACCTCCCTGACTGCTCCACCATCCTGCCCCTCTACTCCAAGAAGTACATCGTCTTCTGCATCAGCATCTTCACGGCCATCCTGGCCACCATCGTGGTCTTGTACGCACGCATCTACTTCCTGGTGAAGTCCAGCAGCCGCAGGGTGGCCAGCCCGCACAACTCGGAGCGCTCCATGGCCCTGCTGCGGACCGTGGTCATCGTGGTGAGCGTGTTCATCGCCTGCTGGTCCCCgctcttcattctcttcctcGTCGACGTGGCCTGCAGGGTGAAGGAGTGTGCCATCCTGTTCAAGGCCCAGTGGTTCATCGTGCTGGCCGTGCTGAACTCGGCCATGAACCCCGTCATCTACACGCTGGCCAGCAAGGAGATGCGGCGGGCCTTCTTCCGGCTGGTCTGCACCTGCCTGGTCCGGGGCTGGGGCGCCCGCTCCTCGCCTGCCCAGCCCGCTCTCGATCCCAGCAGAAGCAAGTCCAGCGGTAGCAACAACAGTAGCCCCTCGCCAAAGAGCAAGGAGGACTCTCCGCAGAGAGCCGCCTCGCCCTGCATGACCGACAGGAACAAAACGGTGCAGAATGGGACCCTCTGTAAGTGA